One genomic segment of Paraburkholderia aromaticivorans includes these proteins:
- the hutC gene encoding histidine utilization repressor, with translation MSSSVRSRAHDKPPSAAAMKAARAAADAPAARYEQVKSHIRHIIESGERQAGDRLPSELDLVATLGVSRMTVNRALRELAEEGLVTRVSGVGTFVAQSKPQSTLLMIAHIGDEIRSRGHEYRYDTVLLQRETASVMVSNALGLAPGASVFHVICVHRENGLPVQLEDRYVNPAIAPDFLLQDFSATRPSEYLFEIVPAHDVEHVVDAGLPTRAEAELLEIRAEEPCLTLMRRTWTSGVAVTFARFVHPGSRYRLGCRFSPDMSQRQG, from the coding sequence ATGTCTTCCAGCGTTCGCAGCCGGGCTCACGACAAGCCGCCGTCCGCCGCGGCGATGAAAGCCGCGCGCGCCGCAGCCGATGCACCGGCCGCGCGCTACGAACAGGTGAAGAGCCACATCCGGCACATCATCGAATCGGGTGAACGCCAGGCGGGCGACCGTCTGCCGTCCGAACTCGATCTGGTCGCGACGCTCGGCGTCTCGCGCATGACGGTCAATCGCGCGCTGCGCGAGCTCGCCGAAGAGGGGCTCGTCACGCGCGTCTCGGGCGTGGGCACCTTCGTCGCGCAGAGCAAGCCGCAATCCACGCTGCTGATGATCGCCCATATCGGCGACGAGATCCGCTCGCGCGGCCACGAATATCGCTACGACACCGTCCTGTTGCAGCGCGAAACGGCCTCCGTGATGGTGTCGAACGCGTTAGGGCTTGCGCCGGGTGCTTCGGTGTTTCATGTGATCTGCGTGCATCGGGAGAACGGCTTGCCGGTGCAACTGGAGGATCGCTATGTGAATCCGGCGATCGCGCCGGATTTTCTGCTGCAGGATTTTTCAGCGACCAGACCGTCGGAATATCTGTTCGAGATCGTGCCGGCGCACGACGTCGAGCACGTGGTCGACGCGGGCTTGCCCACGCGCGCCGAAGCCGAACTGCTCGAAATCCGCGCCGAAGAGCCGTGTCTCACGCTGATGCGCCGCACGTGGACGAGCGGCGTGGCGGTCACGTTCGCGCGTTTCGTGCATCCGGGCTCGCGCTACCGGCTAGGCTGCCGCTTCTCGCCAGATATGTCGCAACGCCAGGGTTGA
- a CDS encoding isopenicillin N synthase family dioxygenase, which produces MPVTRIPIIDLAGVRAGDPQALQRVAREIREACTTIGFFYIVNHGVPQASIDAAAQAARRFFAFPVETKRRAAVNQRHRGFNALGDATMYQAKRPDYKEFFSIGLELPEDDPDVLAGQALRGPNNWPDFMPELRPALYGYYEAVAACGADLLRAVAVSLGVDEQFFAPRYTKRMQRTQMVYYPPQPPQSDDDQFGVAPHTDYGCITLLWQDQVGGLQVREIANDTWVDAPPVDGSFVVNVGDLLARWTNDRFRSTLHRVINASGRERYSIATFYDPTYGALVDPRDLGTNEAELKYQPVAAGDYILGRINDSMGYRKKRAAEGAQGTAA; this is translated from the coding sequence ATGCCCGTGACCCGCATTCCGATCATCGATCTAGCCGGCGTTCGCGCGGGCGACCCGCAGGCTTTACAGCGCGTGGCGCGGGAAATCCGTGAAGCGTGCACGACGATCGGCTTCTTCTACATCGTCAATCATGGCGTGCCGCAAGCCTCGATCGATGCCGCGGCGCAGGCGGCGCGCCGCTTCTTCGCGTTTCCGGTGGAGACCAAGCGGCGCGCGGCGGTCAATCAACGGCATCGCGGCTTCAATGCGCTCGGCGACGCGACCATGTATCAGGCCAAACGGCCCGACTACAAGGAGTTCTTCAGCATCGGCCTCGAATTGCCGGAGGACGATCCGGACGTGCTGGCCGGTCAGGCGCTGCGCGGACCGAATAACTGGCCGGACTTCATGCCGGAGTTGCGCCCCGCGCTGTACGGCTACTATGAAGCGGTCGCGGCGTGCGGCGCCGATCTGCTGCGCGCGGTGGCGGTGAGCCTCGGCGTCGACGAACAGTTTTTCGCGCCGCGCTATACCAAACGGATGCAGCGCACCCAGATGGTCTACTATCCGCCGCAGCCGCCCCAATCGGACGACGATCAGTTCGGCGTCGCGCCGCATACCGACTACGGCTGCATCACCCTGTTATGGCAGGATCAGGTGGGCGGCCTGCAGGTGCGCGAAATCGCCAACGATACGTGGGTGGACGCACCGCCCGTCGACGGCAGCTTCGTGGTCAACGTGGGCGATCTGCTCGCACGGTGGACCAACGACCGCTTCCGTTCCACGCTGCACCGCGTGATCAATGCGTCGGGTCGCGAGCGCTATTCGATCGCGACGTTTTATGATCCGACTTACGGCGCGCTGGTCGATCCGCGCGATCTCGGCACGAACGAAGCCGAACTTAAGTATCAGCCGGTTGCCGCGGGCGACTATATTCTCGGGCGTATCAACGACTCGATGGGCTACCGGAAGAAACGCGCCGCTGAAGGCGCGCAAGGAACCGCTGCATGA
- a CDS encoding transporter substrate-binding domain-containing protein, with protein MSILAGWKCRLVMLALCAASVTAHAEDQLAKVKKAGELVVGTEMQFAPFDFLENGQQAGFNKDLFAEIGKEMGVKVRFIDLPWPSVLPGLEAGKFDMVGGPLTVTKARMERYTYTLPIADATDALLKRANDSSLKQSSDIAGKTVGAGKGSAQLDQLKAYVATLPKPPEIREYVDNNQAYADLAAGRIVAVANSMTNIAYVAKQRPETFAVVQPPFGAKVYFAYCLRKDADSKPLADAFNAALVKMHNDGRLAALQKKWFGVAMDAPTTMPAPNY; from the coding sequence ATGAGCATCCTTGCAGGCTGGAAGTGTCGTTTGGTCATGCTGGCGTTGTGCGCGGCAAGCGTCACCGCCCACGCGGAAGACCAGCTCGCCAAAGTGAAAAAAGCCGGCGAACTGGTGGTCGGCACCGAGATGCAGTTCGCGCCCTTCGACTTCCTCGAAAACGGTCAGCAAGCGGGCTTCAACAAGGATCTGTTCGCCGAGATCGGCAAGGAAATGGGCGTGAAGGTGCGCTTTATCGACTTGCCGTGGCCAAGCGTGCTGCCGGGTCTGGAAGCGGGCAAGTTCGACATGGTGGGCGGCCCGCTGACCGTCACCAAGGCGCGCATGGAGCGCTACACGTACACGCTGCCGATCGCGGACGCTACCGATGCGCTGCTCAAACGCGCGAACGATTCGTCTCTCAAGCAATCGTCGGATATCGCGGGCAAGACGGTCGGCGCGGGCAAAGGCTCGGCGCAACTCGACCAGCTGAAGGCCTACGTCGCGACGTTGCCGAAGCCGCCTGAAATCCGCGAATACGTCGACAACAATCAGGCTTACGCCGACCTCGCCGCAGGCCGGATCGTGGCGGTGGCGAACTCCATGACCAACATTGCGTATGTGGCCAAGCAGCGCCCGGAAACGTTCGCCGTGGTGCAGCCGCCGTTCGGCGCCAAGGTTTACTTCGCCTACTGTCTGCGTAAAGATGCGGACAGCAAGCCGCTCGCCGATGCGTTCAACGCCGCGCTCGTGAAAATGCACAACGACGGACGCCTCGCCGCGTTGCAGAAGAAATGGTTCGGTGTCGCCATGGACGCGCCCACCACCATGCCCGCGCCGAACTATTGA
- a CDS encoding amino acid ABC transporter permease: protein MQKLDPTVITHHLQPIAAGLATTLGTWAAGVAIGILIGFLIAVLQLFCGRWVRGALRVYIELFRGTPFLVQLFLLYYGGPSFGLTLEPMTAGVLGLGLYGSAYFAEAFRSGFQSVPPGHLEAASCLGLTRWQAVMRIQVPQMLVLIVPALTNLIIVLSKETAVLSIVTVPELTFVLTGIGSATFAFVETLLVLCVCYLALVELTSRAGMWAETRIARFMA, encoded by the coding sequence ATGCAAAAGCTCGATCCCACCGTCATTACGCACCACCTGCAGCCGATCGCCGCGGGCCTCGCCACGACGCTCGGCACATGGGCTGCGGGGGTCGCGATCGGCATCCTGATCGGCTTTCTGATTGCCGTGCTGCAACTGTTTTGCGGCCGCTGGGTGCGCGGCGCGCTGCGCGTCTATATCGAACTGTTTCGCGGCACGCCGTTTCTCGTGCAACTCTTTTTGCTTTATTACGGCGGACCGTCCTTCGGCCTCACGCTCGAACCGATGACCGCGGGTGTGCTCGGACTCGGCCTGTACGGCAGCGCCTATTTTGCCGAAGCCTTCCGCTCCGGTTTTCAATCGGTGCCACCGGGTCATCTCGAAGCGGCGTCGTGTCTCGGTCTCACGCGCTGGCAGGCGGTGATGCGGATTCAGGTGCCGCAAATGCTCGTGCTGATCGTGCCCGCGCTCACCAATCTGATCATCGTGCTGAGCAAGGAAACGGCCGTGCTGTCCATCGTCACCGTGCCCGAGCTCACGTTCGTGCTGACCGGCATCGGTTCGGCGACCTTCGCCTTCGTCGAAACGCTGCTCGTGCTGTGCGTGTGCTATCTCGCGCTGGTCGAACTGACTTCGCGCGCGGGCATGTGGGCTGAAACCCGCATCGCACGCTTCATGGCATGA
- a CDS encoding substrate-binding domain-containing protein yields the protein MSMLTAALLGSTVAAANVQAAELHVMSSGGFTAAYKLLGPGFTASTGNTLDTILGPSMGKSPEAIPNRLERGERADVVIMVGYALDDLIKQGKVIPGSRVELADSRIGMAVRDGAPKPDISSVGALKEALLRARSIAYSDSASGVYIERELFKRLGIEDQVKSKAKMVPKIPVASVVANGDYEVGFQQVSELLPVAGATFVGKIPESVQSVTRYAAGIPVGAQHPQEAKALLDYLASPGAQAAVKSTGLDSVAAH from the coding sequence ATGTCCATGTTGACTGCCGCGTTGCTGGGCAGCACGGTTGCCGCCGCGAATGTGCAGGCGGCGGAGCTTCACGTGATGAGTTCGGGCGGATTCACTGCCGCATACAAACTCCTCGGCCCCGGGTTCACGGCGTCGACGGGCAATACGCTCGACACCATCCTCGGCCCGTCGATGGGCAAATCACCGGAAGCCATTCCGAACCGACTCGAACGCGGCGAACGGGCGGACGTGGTCATCATGGTCGGCTATGCACTCGACGATCTCATCAAGCAAGGCAAGGTGATTCCCGGCTCGCGGGTCGAGCTCGCGGATTCGCGCATCGGCATGGCCGTGCGCGACGGCGCGCCGAAGCCGGACATCAGCTCGGTCGGGGCGCTGAAAGAGGCGTTGCTGCGCGCCAGATCCATCGCTTACTCGGACAGCGCGAGCGGAGTCTATATCGAGCGCGAGCTCTTCAAGCGGCTCGGCATCGAAGATCAGGTGAAGAGCAAGGCGAAGATGGTGCCGAAGATCCCGGTCGCGTCCGTCGTCGCCAATGGCGATTACGAAGTGGGATTCCAGCAGGTCAGCGAATTGCTGCCGGTGGCGGGCGCCACCTTCGTCGGCAAGATTCCGGAGTCGGTGCAATCGGTCACGCGCTACGCCGCGGGCATTCCGGTGGGCGCGCAGCATCCGCAGGAGGCGAAAGCGCTGCTCGACTACCTCGCCTCGCCCGGTGCACAAGCCGCGGTCAAATCCACGGGTCTGGATTCCGTCGCCGCTCATTGA
- a CDS encoding amino acid ABC transporter ATP-binding protein: MNAIADMPSSASTAHVKASPGAPLIEVRDLRKRFGEVEVLRGVDLEIARSEVVCIIGPSGSGKSTLLRCLAALETYDQGDVRIEGELLGYSERNGKRVRASQSEINRVRRNVGMVFQQFNLWPHMTALGNVMESLLRVRHLSRDEARRRANAMLDTVGLAHKGDAYPAKLSGGQQQRVAIARALAMEPHIMLFDEPTSALDPELVGEVLQVMKQLARDGMTMAVVTHEMGFAAQVADKVMFIDQGRIAVQGNPRDVFHDAGQPRLRQFLQNYFDRNAFWTRGPDDAQPL, translated from the coding sequence ATGAACGCCATCGCCGACATGCCCTCCTCCGCGTCCACTGCCCACGTCAAAGCATCGCCCGGCGCGCCGTTGATCGAAGTGCGCGACCTGCGCAAACGCTTCGGCGAAGTCGAAGTGCTGCGCGGCGTCGATCTCGAGATCGCGCGCTCGGAGGTGGTCTGCATCATCGGCCCGTCCGGTTCGGGCAAAAGCACGCTGCTGCGCTGCCTCGCCGCACTCGAGACCTACGATCAGGGCGACGTGCGCATCGAAGGCGAACTGCTCGGCTACAGCGAGCGCAACGGCAAACGCGTGCGCGCCTCGCAAAGCGAGATCAACCGCGTGCGCCGCAACGTCGGCATGGTGTTTCAGCAGTTCAATCTGTGGCCGCACATGACCGCGCTCGGCAACGTGATGGAATCGCTGCTGCGCGTGCGGCATCTGTCGCGCGACGAGGCGCGCCGCCGCGCCAATGCGATGCTCGACACGGTCGGGCTCGCGCACAAGGGCGACGCGTATCCGGCCAAGCTCTCGGGCGGCCAGCAGCAGCGCGTGGCGATTGCGCGCGCGCTCGCCATGGAGCCGCACATCATGCTGTTCGACGAGCCGACCTCCGCGCTCGACCCCGAACTGGTGGGCGAAGTGCTGCAAGTGATGAAGCAGCTCGCGCGCGACGGCATGACGATGGCCGTGGTCACGCACGAAATGGGTTTCGCGGCGCAGGTCGCGGACAAGGTCATGTTCATCGACCAGGGCCGGATCGCCGTGCAGGGCAACCCGCGCGATGTGTTTCACGATGCCGGCCAGCCGCGGTTGCGGCAGTTCCTGCAAAACTACTTCGACCGCAACGCATTCTGGACGCGCGGCCCCGACGACGCGCAACCGCTATGA
- the hutC gene encoding histidine utilization repressor, which produces MNTTTNARSAETQDCPDSKPATPAKAMPAYEQIKRYVIRRISEGDWKPGGLIPSEAELVKEFGVARMTVSRALRELTTERVLTRVQGSGTFVAPQRYESTVLEIRNIADEIAARGHRHFARVLTLEPSDDPNALEALGLACGPAFHSCIVHSEEGEPIQYEDRYVNPKVFPDYLQQDFTIETPNHYMVRLAPIQRAEFRIYAQKPDAHVRRHLMMDIGEPCLQLWRRTWVGDDVATSVQLWHPASRFHLAGNV; this is translated from the coding sequence GTGAACACAACTACAAACGCGAGAAGCGCAGAGACGCAGGACTGCCCTGATAGCAAACCGGCGACACCCGCGAAGGCGATGCCCGCCTATGAGCAGATCAAACGCTATGTGATCAGGCGCATCAGCGAAGGGGACTGGAAGCCCGGCGGCCTGATTCCGTCCGAAGCGGAACTGGTCAAGGAATTTGGCGTCGCGCGCATGACGGTGTCGCGCGCGCTGCGCGAATTGACCACCGAGCGCGTGCTTACGCGCGTGCAAGGCTCGGGCACGTTCGTCGCGCCGCAGCGCTACGAATCGACCGTGCTGGAAATCCGCAATATCGCCGACGAAATCGCCGCGCGCGGCCACCGCCATTTCGCGCGCGTGCTGACGCTCGAACCGAGCGACGACCCGAACGCGCTCGAAGCACTCGGTCTCGCCTGCGGGCCGGCGTTTCACTCGTGCATCGTGCACAGCGAGGAGGGCGAGCCGATTCAGTACGAGGACCGCTACGTCAACCCGAAGGTGTTCCCCGATTACCTGCAACAGGACTTTACGATCGAGACGCCGAATCACTACATGGTGCGGCTCGCGCCGATTCAGCGCGCGGAGTTCCGCATCTATGCGCAGAAGCCCGACGCCCATGTGCGGCGGCATCTGATGATGGATATCGGCGAACCGTGCCTGCAACTCTGGCGTCGCACCTGGGTGGGGGACGACGTGGCGACATCGGTGCAGCTGTGGCATCCGGCGTCGCGTTTTCATCTGGCGGGCAACGTCTAG
- a CDS encoding FAD-binding oxidoreductase encodes MTENSMAHHAAPLSATLEALRAALGEDGVRVGEQIGERALTDWTRHDPTRPAALLLPRTTEQVSRALAICHAAHQPVVPQGGMTGLAGGAIARAADLALSLERMEGVEEVDAASATLTVRAGTTLQAAQEAAAEAGFELALDLGARGSCQIGGNLATNAGGNRVIQSGTARDQVLGLEVVLANGDVLTSLGKMVKNNTGYDLKHWFIGSEGTLGVITRAVLRLHPPRAARHTALVALDGYDAAVNLLRRLSTRFGNDIGAFEIMWPDFYDFGVKLTGTRSPFADAHPLYALIEHASFDAGDGGERFSAALSEALEAGAIRDAVIAQSVADVRALWAIRECTAEFPVRLDAINFDVSLPIGEIGVFVDRCRAALDQRWPGNASYFFGHIGDSNLHVTVDGHSIPGVDHHAVYAFVYDMLGPLHGSVSAEHGIGLLKREFLPISRSPAELAAMVAIKHALDPHGILNPGKLF; translated from the coding sequence ATGACAGAGAACAGCATGGCGCATCACGCAGCGCCGCTTTCCGCGACGCTCGAGGCGCTGCGCGCCGCGCTCGGTGAAGACGGCGTCCGCGTGGGCGAGCAGATTGGCGAACGCGCGCTGACCGACTGGACGCGCCACGATCCCACGCGACCCGCGGCATTGCTGTTGCCGCGCACCACGGAGCAGGTCTCGCGCGCGCTTGCGATTTGTCATGCGGCGCATCAGCCGGTGGTGCCGCAAGGCGGTATGACCGGCCTCGCGGGCGGCGCGATTGCGCGCGCCGCGGATCTGGCCTTGTCGCTCGAACGGATGGAGGGCGTCGAGGAAGTGGATGCCGCTTCCGCCACGCTGACCGTGCGCGCCGGCACGACCTTGCAGGCGGCGCAGGAAGCCGCGGCCGAAGCCGGCTTCGAACTCGCGCTCGATCTGGGCGCGCGCGGGTCCTGCCAGATCGGCGGCAATCTCGCGACCAATGCGGGCGGCAACCGGGTGATCCAGTCGGGCACCGCGCGCGACCAGGTGCTCGGTCTCGAAGTGGTGCTGGCCAACGGCGACGTGCTGACCTCGCTCGGCAAGATGGTCAAGAACAACACCGGCTATGACCTCAAACACTGGTTCATCGGCTCGGAGGGCACGCTCGGCGTGATCACGCGCGCCGTGCTGCGCTTGCACCCGCCGCGCGCCGCGCGCCATACCGCGCTGGTCGCGCTCGACGGCTACGATGCCGCCGTGAATCTGCTGCGCCGCTTGTCCACGCGGTTTGGCAACGATATCGGCGCGTTCGAAATCATGTGGCCGGACTTCTACGACTTCGGCGTGAAGCTGACCGGCACGCGTTCGCCATTCGCCGACGCGCACCCGCTCTATGCATTGATCGAACACGCGAGCTTCGATGCGGGCGACGGCGGCGAACGGTTTTCCGCCGCGTTGAGCGAAGCGCTCGAAGCAGGCGCGATCCGCGACGCCGTGATCGCGCAGTCGGTGGCCGACGTGCGCGCGTTATGGGCGATTCGCGAATGCACCGCGGAGTTTCCGGTGCGGCTCGACGCGATCAACTTCGACGTGAGCTTGCCGATCGGCGAGATCGGCGTTTTCGTCGACCGTTGCCGCGCGGCGCTCGATCAGCGCTGGCCGGGCAACGCGTCGTATTTCTTCGGGCATATCGGCGATTCGAATCTGCATGTCACGGTGGACGGCCATTCGATCCCCGGCGTCGATCATCACGCGGTGTACGCGTTCGTCTACGACATGCTGGGGCCGCTGCACGGTTCGGTGTCGGCGGAACACGGCATTGGTTTGCTCAAGCGCGAGTTCCTGCCTATCTCGCGCTCGCCGGCGGAGTTGGCGGCAATGGTCGCGATCAAGCATGCGTTGGACCCGCACGGCATTCTGAATCCGGGCAAGTTGTTCTGA
- a CDS encoding amino acid ABC transporter permease produces MFSTTVFLQGLPLLLHAALATIGISLTGLLIGFFVAIGVCAARLSPNRAARMFGGAYVFFFRGVPMLVQLLLVYYLLPFAGINVSPVVAAVSAVSLCSASYIAEILRGGFLSIPPGHLEAARMLGLSPFDMLRRILVPQAFRLTLPSLVNEMVLLIKASSLISVVGVAELTRTAQNIAASTYRPLEAYLAAGLIYFVICGALTLVAHAAEHRLQHA; encoded by the coding sequence ATGTTCAGCACGACCGTCTTCCTTCAGGGCTTGCCGCTGCTGCTGCATGCGGCGCTCGCCACTATCGGCATTTCGCTGACAGGTTTGCTGATCGGCTTCTTCGTCGCGATCGGCGTGTGCGCGGCGCGGCTCTCGCCGAACCGCGCGGCGCGCATGTTCGGCGGCGCGTACGTGTTCTTCTTTCGCGGCGTGCCGATGCTGGTGCAATTGCTGCTGGTGTACTACCTGCTGCCGTTCGCGGGCATCAACGTGTCGCCGGTGGTGGCGGCGGTCAGCGCCGTCTCGCTGTGTTCCGCGTCCTATATCGCCGAGATCCTGCGCGGCGGTTTTCTCAGCATTCCGCCGGGCCATCTCGAAGCCGCGCGCATGCTCGGCCTCTCGCCGTTCGACATGCTGCGGCGCATTCTCGTGCCGCAAGCGTTCCGTCTGACGCTGCCGTCGCTCGTCAATGAAATGGTGCTGCTCATCAAGGCTTCGTCGCTGATCTCGGTGGTGGGCGTGGCCGAGTTGACGCGCACCGCGCAGAACATCGCCGCCAGCACCTATCGGCCGCTGGAAGCGTATCTTGCCGCCGGGCTGATTTACTTCGTGATCTGCGGTGCGCTCACGCTCGTCGCGCACGCCGCCGAACACCGCTTGCAGCACGCTTGA